A DNA window from Litorivicinus lipolyticus contains the following coding sequences:
- a CDS encoding substrate-binding domain-containing protein → MFVRLGLAAVVAASISSAAMARDYVSIAGSSTVLPFSTIVAEAAGKRPGVKTPVVESGGSSVGKKGACTGIGTENIDIGNASSRMKVSELDVCAENNVEVTEIKVGYDGIVLASDRSGPELDVTREQLWLALAANVPNAEGTAFVPNFYTTWNEIDASLPNIAIRVLGPPTTSGTRASWEEMVNEKGGCKQNAAAKAILKAEGKSAKTCRPLRTDGGYVEAGEQDNLIVQKLQEDNSSFGVFGFSYLDQNSDVLQAAKVGGVAPTFEDIAAGDYPVSRSLFFYIKKAHVGVVPGIQEYAREWTKHWGEDGILAESGMIPMGEDERAVYADAIENLPTLTADMLD, encoded by the coding sequence ATGTTTGTACGTTTAGGATTGGCTGCGGTTGTCGCAGCAAGCATTTCAAGCGCAGCAATGGCACGTGACTACGTCAGCATTGCCGGTTCATCGACCGTGCTTCCGTTCTCAACGATCGTCGCTGAAGCCGCCGGCAAGCGTCCGGGTGTGAAGACACCGGTGGTCGAGTCGGGCGGCTCATCCGTGGGCAAGAAAGGTGCCTGCACGGGCATTGGTACCGAAAACATCGACATTGGTAATGCCTCAAGCCGTATGAAAGTGAGCGAGCTGGACGTGTGTGCCGAAAACAACGTTGAAGTCACCGAAATTAAAGTCGGCTATGACGGCATCGTATTGGCGTCGGATCGCAGCGGACCTGAGCTGGATGTGACCCGCGAGCAGCTGTGGTTAGCCTTGGCGGCCAATGTGCCGAATGCCGAGGGGACTGCGTTTGTGCCGAATTTCTACACCACGTGGAACGAAATCGACGCGTCACTGCCGAACATTGCGATTCGCGTACTGGGCCCGCCGACCACGTCCGGCACCCGTGCATCCTGGGAAGAAATGGTCAATGAAAAAGGCGGCTGTAAGCAAAACGCAGCGGCCAAGGCCATTTTGAAGGCCGAAGGCAAATCCGCCAAAACCTGCCGTCCTTTGCGCACCGATGGCGGCTACGTTGAAGCCGGCGAACAGGACAACCTGATCGTGCAAAAGCTGCAAGAAGACAACAGCTCATTCGGTGTCTTTGGCTTTTCTTACTTGGACCAAAACTCGGACGTCTTGCAGGCGGCGAAAGTGGGCGGTGTTGCGCCAACTTTCGAGGACATTGCGGCGGGCGACTACCCGGTCTCGCGCTCGTTGTTCTTCTACATCAAAAAAGCCCACGTCGGCGTGGTGCCCGGTATCCAGGAGTACGCTCGTGAGTGGACCAAGCACTGGGGCGAGGATGGCATTTTGGCCGAATCTGGCATGATCCCGATGGGCGAAGACGAGCGTGCAGTGTATGCTGATGCCATCGAAAACTTGCCCACCTTGACGGCTGACATGCTCGATTAA
- the pstC gene encoding phosphate ABC transporter permease subunit PstC: MSSDLLLIVLLGIGAAWFFASRRAIVSQGQSRGGIKAMHSLPHYYGFWAAIAAVIPAFIFFVVWSAAEESVFRSLAEQYFPADRADDFRPDIALTQIQNVVAGIRVGEVPAWVDEAALAWVRWDALASNALAAIVIGMAALLGFLAYRAVNPDFRARNWVERTITVLLAACSLVAIFTTIGIVFSVIFESIRFFGMISPMDFLFGLKWNPQIEFGENAGVGVSNYGAVPLFAGTLLISVIALLVAVPTGLFSAIYLSEYASPRLRSVVKPLMEILAGIPTVVYGFFAALTVAPFFREFGQSIGLTVSSESALAAGVVMGIMIIPFVSSLSDDVINAVPQSLRDAAYGLGSTKSESIKQVILPAALPGIVGSVLLAVSRAVGETMIVVMAAGLAANLTANPLDAVTTVTSQIVTILVGDQEFNSAKTLSAFALALTLICITLVLNIGALQIVKKYREQYD; this comes from the coding sequence ATGTCATCTGATTTGCTGTTGATCGTGCTGCTGGGGATTGGGGCCGCCTGGTTCTTTGCTTCGCGCCGCGCGATTGTGTCCCAGGGCCAAAGCCGTGGCGGCATTAAAGCGATGCACTCTTTACCGCATTACTACGGTTTCTGGGCGGCCATTGCCGCGGTCATACCGGCGTTTATTTTCTTTGTGGTCTGGAGCGCAGCCGAGGAGTCCGTTTTTCGGTCGCTGGCTGAACAGTATTTCCCGGCCGATCGCGCCGACGATTTTCGTCCTGATATTGCCCTGACCCAAATTCAAAATGTGGTCGCCGGCATCCGCGTGGGCGAGGTGCCCGCGTGGGTCGACGAAGCCGCGCTGGCCTGGGTGCGATGGGACGCGCTGGCGTCCAACGCCCTGGCCGCCATCGTGATTGGCATGGCGGCGCTGCTGGGCTTTTTGGCCTACCGTGCGGTCAATCCGGACTTTCGCGCTCGCAATTGGGTTGAACGCACCATCACCGTGCTGTTGGCGGCCTGTTCGTTGGTGGCGATTTTCACCACCATCGGCATCGTGTTCTCGGTCATTTTCGAATCCATTCGATTTTTCGGGATGATTTCGCCGATGGACTTTTTGTTCGGCCTGAAATGGAACCCGCAAATCGAGTTTGGTGAAAATGCCGGCGTCGGCGTCAGCAACTACGGCGCCGTGCCGCTGTTTGCGGGAACGCTGCTGATTTCAGTGATCGCGTTGCTGGTGGCGGTGCCGACCGGTTTGTTCAGCGCGATTTACCTGTCTGAGTACGCGTCGCCGCGTTTGCGCTCGGTGGTCAAGCCGCTGATGGAAATCTTGGCGGGCATCCCGACCGTGGTCTATGGCTTCTTTGCGGCCTTGACGGTGGCGCCGTTCTTTCGTGAATTCGGCCAGTCGATTGGCCTGACGGTGTCGTCGGAGTCCGCGCTGGCCGCGGGTGTGGTCATGGGCATCATGATTATCCCGTTCGTGTCGTCGTTGTCCGATGACGTCATCAACGCGGTGCCACAATCTTTGCGCGATGCGGCGTATGGGCTTGGCAGCACCAAAAGCGAGTCGATTAAGCAGGTGATTTTACCGGCCGCACTGCCGGGCATTGTCGGCTCGGTGTTGTTGGCAGTATCACGCGCGGTCGGTGAAACCATGATTGTGGTGATGGCCGCGGGCTTGGCGGCCAACTTGACCGCGAACCCGCTGGACGCGGTGACCACGGTGACCAGTCAGATCGTGACAATTTTGGTTGGCGACCAAGAATTCAACTCGGCCAAGACGCTGTCCGCGTTCGCGCTGGCCCTGACCCTGATTTGTATCACCCTTGTGCTCAACATCGGTGCCCTGCAGATCGTTAAAAAGTATCGAGAGCAGTATGACTAA
- the pstA gene encoding phosphate ABC transporter permease PstA, giving the protein MTKPMITPQIAAERVARGVQARYARERRFQLIGKSAIGLALTFLAVLMTTILIRGIPGFFQYYVQVDVTLDAQLMDPRGDQSIDSFYDGNPRKIMQGAIYGLTGAEGRSAKKEAFKLLSIGGTDRIRNMVVNDPSLLGSEQNLWIAVDDDVDSYLRGHIKRATDEDNRRLSDRQLDMIDDLVDRGLIQYKISNYLFQGGASRNPELAGVKGAVVGSLFTLAITLILAFPIGVATAVYLEEFAPKNRLTEIIEVNINNLAAVPSVVFGILGLAVFIGFFGFQRSLPLVGGLVLALMTLPTIIISSRAALKAVPPSIRDAALGMGASRVQVITHHVLPLALPGMLTGTIIGMAQALGETAPLLMIGMVAFIVDTPASVMDPGTVLPVQIFMWADFAERMYVAKTSAAIIVLLSFLILMNAIAVVLRKKFERRW; this is encoded by the coding sequence ATGACTAAGCCGATGATCACGCCGCAGATTGCGGCTGAACGTGTTGCCCGCGGTGTTCAGGCGCGCTATGCCCGCGAACGTCGATTCCAGCTGATCGGCAAGTCCGCGATTGGCTTGGCACTGACCTTTCTGGCGGTGTTGATGACCACGATTTTGATTCGTGGCATCCCGGGATTTTTTCAATACTACGTTCAGGTCGATGTCACCCTGGATGCGCAGCTGATGGATCCGCGTGGCGACCAGAGCATCGACTCGTTCTACGACGGCAATCCGCGCAAGATCATGCAGGGCGCGATTTATGGGTTGACCGGCGCCGAGGGGCGTTCGGCCAAAAAAGAAGCCTTTAAGTTGCTCAGCATCGGCGGTACCGACCGTATTCGTAACATGGTGGTCAACGACCCCAGTTTGTTGGGGTCCGAGCAAAACCTGTGGATCGCGGTGGATGACGATGTCGACAGCTACCTGCGCGGTCACATTAAACGCGCCACCGACGAAGACAACCGCCGCTTAAGCGACCGTCAACTGGACATGATTGACGATTTGGTCGATCGGGGGCTGATTCAGTACAAGATATCCAACTACCTTTTCCAAGGCGGCGCGTCGCGCAATCCGGAATTGGCGGGCGTCAAAGGCGCAGTGGTGGGGTCCTTGTTTACGCTCGCCATTACCCTGATTTTAGCCTTTCCGATCGGGGTCGCCACCGCGGTTTACCTTGAGGAGTTCGCGCCGAAAAACCGCCTGACCGAGATCATCGAGGTCAATATTAACAACCTGGCGGCCGTGCCCTCGGTGGTGTTCGGTATTTTGGGCTTGGCGGTGTTTATTGGGTTCTTTGGGTTCCAACGGTCCTTGCCGCTGGTCGGCGGTTTGGTGTTGGCGCTGATGACGCTGCCGACCATTATTATTTCGTCGCGTGCGGCACTTAAGGCGGTGCCGCCGAGCATCCGCGACGCCGCCTTGGGCATGGGCGCCAGTCGCGTTCAGGTCATTACCCACCATGTCTTGCCGCTGGCGCTACCGGGCATGTTGACCGGCACCATTATTGGCATGGCCCAGGCGCTCGGTGAAACCGCACCGCTTTTGATGATCGGTATGGTGGCCTTTATCGTCGATACGCCCGCTTCGGTGATGGACCCGGGCACGGTGTTACCGGTCCAAATCTTTATGTGGGCGGATTTCGCCGAACGCATGTATGTGGCTAAAACCTCTGCCGCGATCATTGTGCTGTTGTCGTTTTTGATCTTGATGAACGCCATCGCCGTGGTCTTGCGGAAAAAATTCGAACGCCGTTGGTAG
- the pstB gene encoding phosphate ABC transporter ATP-binding protein PstB — MTLTTSEPVLTIKEPSSVTEKTVGSVHVDNPRMQAKNVDVYYDDKHAIQDVTIDIGANEVIAFIGPSGCGKSTFLRCLNRMNDTIDICRVEGSITIDGKDIYDPSVDVVPLRARVGMVFQKPNPFPKSIYDNVAYGPRIHGLVESKAELDEVVEQSLTRAGLWGEVKDRLDQPGTGLSGGQQQRLCIARAIAVSPEVILMDEPCSALDPIATARIEELIHELSDQFTIVIVTHSMQQAARVSSRTAYFHLGKLIEVGPTKQIFTSPQHELTQDYITGRFG, encoded by the coding sequence ATGACATTGACCACCAGCGAACCCGTATTGACGATCAAGGAGCCGAGTTCTGTGACTGAAAAAACTGTGGGGTCCGTGCACGTGGATAACCCCCGCATGCAGGCCAAAAACGTCGATGTATATTACGACGACAAGCATGCGATCCAAGACGTCACCATCGATATCGGTGCCAACGAAGTGATTGCCTTTATCGGCCCTTCGGGCTGTGGCAAGTCGACCTTTTTGCGCTGTTTGAACCGCATGAACGACACCATTGATATTTGCCGGGTCGAAGGCTCGATTACCATCGATGGCAAGGATATTTACGATCCGTCGGTTGACGTGGTGCCGCTGCGCGCGCGCGTCGGCATGGTGTTCCAAAAACCCAATCCCTTTCCGAAAAGCATTTATGACAACGTCGCCTACGGCCCGCGTATTCATGGCTTGGTCGAGAGCAAAGCCGAGCTGGACGAAGTGGTCGAGCAATCCTTGACCCGGGCCGGTTTGTGGGGCGAAGTCAAAGACCGCCTGGACCAGCCGGGGACCGGTTTGTCGGGCGGTCAGCAACAACGCCTGTGCATCGCCCGCGCCATTGCGGTCAGCCCGGAAGTGATCTTGATGGACGAGCCCTGCTCGGCGTTGGATCCGATTGCGACCGCGCGCATTGAAGAGCTGATCCATGAGTTGTCGGACCAGTTCACGATCGTGATCGTGACGCACTCAATGCAGCAAGCCGCACGCGTGTCCTCACGCACCGCTTATTTCCACTTGGGTAAATTGATTGAAGTGGGGCCGACCAAGCAAATCTTTACGTCGCCTCAGCATGAACTCACCCAGGATTACATCACCGGACGCTTCGGATAA
- the phoU gene encoding phosphate signaling complex protein PhoU codes for MDLKSSDLNQHISSQFNEDLESLRTHVLKMAGMVERNLRDALIVLETMESGLLPSIEQAEHQINAFEVAVDREVISIIALRQPAASDLRVVMAISKIVRDLERMGDEAYKIGKLATDLAGDPPPAMALNLSVSLGRQVAELVKRAVDSFVRLDADQAREVGVEDRNIDADYESALRAVSTFMIEDPRAIGRLVKLLWIFRALERIGDHATNVSEQLIYAVRGKDVRHADVTESQIEDIVENRE; via the coding sequence ATGGACCTTAAATCGTCAGATCTAAACCAGCATATTTCGTCACAGTTCAACGAAGACTTGGAAAGCCTGCGCACGCACGTGCTGAAGATGGCTGGCATGGTCGAACGCAACCTGCGCGATGCGCTGATTGTGCTCGAAACCATGGAGTCTGGGCTGTTGCCGTCGATTGAACAGGCCGAGCACCAGATCAACGCCTTTGAAGTGGCGGTCGATCGCGAAGTCATCAGCATCATCGCGCTGCGCCAGCCGGCGGCGTCGGATCTGCGCGTGGTCATGGCCATTTCCAAGATCGTTCGCGACCTTGAGCGCATGGGTGATGAAGCCTACAAAATTGGCAAGTTGGCGACCGACCTGGCGGGCGATCCGCCGCCGGCGATGGCGCTTAACCTGTCGGTTAGTTTGGGCCGTCAAGTCGCCGAGCTGGTCAAGCGAGCGGTCGATAGCTTTGTACGTTTGGATGCGGATCAGGCCCGCGAAGTGGGTGTCGAAGACCGGAATATTGACGCCGACTACGAAAGCGCGCTGCGTGCGGTATCGACCTTTATGATCGAAGACCCGCGGGCGATTGGCCGATTGGTTAAGTTGTTATGGATTTTCCGTGCCCTTGAGCGCATTGGTGATCACGCCACTAACGTCAGCGAGCAGCTGATCTACGCCGTGCGCGGCAAAGATGTTCGCCACGCCGACGTCACCGAAAGCCAAATCGAAGACATCGTCGAAAACCGCGAATGA
- the cysZ gene encoding sulfate transporter CysZ, whose amino-acid sequence MNGLKALFEGFELILSPGLKRFVLVPTLVNLIVFMALMASLWGLLAGWVLAVTDFLPGWLDWVSFLIQPLAMMIALVLFVFGFTVINGFLAAPFYGILAEKVERKLDPNAALPVESLGQLVGRTLGREVTKWLWYLPRALMLLVFSLVPVINLLAPFAWFAFGAWVLLIEYRDYLNDNHAQPLSLTRAQAWEHPLDSLAFGGSVLLLISVPLLNLLIPSAAVAGATAWGVRRRQLSQSPALPPA is encoded by the coding sequence ATGAATGGACTTAAGGCCCTGTTCGAGGGCTTTGAGCTGATTCTGTCGCCGGGGCTCAAGCGCTTTGTGCTGGTTCCGACGCTGGTCAACCTGATTGTTTTTATGGCGCTGATGGCCAGCCTGTGGGGCCTGTTGGCGGGCTGGGTGCTGGCGGTCACGGACTTTCTGCCTGGGTGGCTCGACTGGGTCAGTTTTCTGATTCAGCCGCTGGCGATGATGATTGCGCTGGTGTTGTTTGTGTTTGGCTTTACCGTCATCAATGGCTTTTTGGCGGCGCCGTTTTACGGCATCTTGGCCGAAAAAGTCGAGCGCAAGCTGGATCCTAATGCGGCCTTACCGGTCGAAAGCTTGGGTCAACTGGTCGGCCGCACGCTGGGCCGCGAAGTGACCAAGTGGTTGTGGTACCTGCCTCGGGCGTTGATGCTGTTGGTGTTTTCGCTGGTTCCGGTGATTAATTTGCTGGCGCCCTTTGCCTGGTTTGCCTTTGGCGCCTGGGTGTTGCTGATTGAATACCGCGACTACCTGAACGACAACCACGCCCAGCCGCTGTCGCTAACCCGTGCCCAAGCCTGGGAACACCCGCTGGACTCATTGGCGTTTGGCGGCTCGGTGTTGCTGCTGATTAGCGTGCCGCTACTGAACCTGTTGATTCCCAGTGCCGCGGTCGCCGGTGCCACCGCGTGGGGCGTCAGGCGTCGTCAGCTTTCACAATCGCCGGCATTGCCGCCGGCTTAA
- the phoR gene encoding phosphate regulon sensor histidine kinase PhoR → MSTSKATRQTVQDAMIVLAIWATLFVVTGEFWITGVLVLVSAMLIAARARINLHRYVETRDERILPFMDGLESDIAYQIHKTDRLNTTHQQHVSERLEHIEAALASVDRGFILLGEHNYLRWWNLSAEKFLALSEARDLGRPLDNYLRDPAFEIVLGDISKPLQVVAPCPSDDRRTLEFNVFPNGDDGKAVIIRDITRVRQLEQTRSDFAGNVSHELKTPITVIKGYAETLGDMTDSLPAPVNKAIQQIAGQADRMQDIVEDLLWLNRLENTRLIDPTPLNVGALLNSVAQDAAELATALGKSITPQVEADDAWLLNGSHKEVMTAVRNLTVNAVRYSSDGASVTLSWKVTESHALLTVADTGPGIPRRDLPRLTERFYRVDQGRARETGGTGLGLAIVKHVMDRHGGRLTIKSRVGSGSRFICQFPLSRVKPAAMPAIVKADDA, encoded by the coding sequence ATGAGCACCAGCAAAGCGACCCGCCAAACCGTCCAGGACGCTATGATCGTGCTGGCCATTTGGGCCACCCTGTTTGTCGTCACCGGCGAATTTTGGATTACCGGTGTACTGGTCCTGGTCAGCGCGATGCTGATCGCGGCGCGCGCGCGGATTAATCTGCACCGCTACGTCGAAACCCGTGATGAACGCATCCTGCCGTTTATGGACGGGCTGGAAAGCGACATTGCCTACCAGATCCACAAAACCGACCGCCTCAACACCACACACCAGCAGCACGTCAGCGAGCGCCTAGAGCACATTGAAGCCGCGCTGGCGTCGGTTGACCGCGGATTTATTTTGCTTGGGGAACACAACTACCTGCGCTGGTGGAACCTCAGCGCTGAGAAATTCCTGGCGCTGAGTGAGGCGCGAGATTTGGGCCGGCCGCTGGACAACTATTTACGCGACCCAGCCTTTGAAATCGTGCTCGGAGATATTTCCAAACCGCTGCAAGTCGTAGCGCCCTGCCCCAGCGACGACCGCCGCACCTTGGAGTTCAACGTCTTCCCTAACGGCGATGATGGCAAGGCTGTGATCATTCGAGACATCACCCGCGTGCGCCAGCTAGAACAGACCCGCAGCGACTTCGCCGGCAACGTCTCGCACGAGTTAAAGACACCCATTACCGTCATCAAGGGCTACGCCGAAACCCTCGGCGACATGACCGACAGCCTACCGGCGCCGGTCAACAAGGCGATCCAGCAGATCGCCGGCCAAGCGGACCGCATGCAAGATATTGTCGAGGACTTGCTGTGGTTGAACCGCCTGGAAAATACCCGCCTGATTGACCCGACGCCACTGAACGTCGGCGCGCTGCTCAACAGTGTCGCCCAAGACGCCGCGGAGCTGGCCACTGCGCTGGGCAAATCCATCACCCCCCAGGTCGAGGCCGACGACGCCTGGCTGCTCAACGGCAGCCACAAAGAAGTTATGACCGCGGTACGTAATTTAACGGTCAACGCAGTCCGCTACAGCTCGGACGGTGCCTCGGTGACACTGTCGTGGAAGGTCACCGAATCGCACGCGCTGCTGACCGTGGCTGACACCGGACCGGGCATTCCGCGGCGCGACCTGCCGCGCCTGACCGAACGCTTTTATCGCGTTGACCAGGGCCGCGCACGCGAGACTGGGGGCACTGGGCTGGGCCTGGCCATTGTTAAGCATGTGATGGACCGTCATGGCGGACGCCTGACGATTAAATCCCGGGTCGGCAGCGGCAGTCGCTTTATCTGCCAGTTCCCACTGAGCCGAGTTAAGCCGGCGGCAATGCCGGCGATTGTGAAAGCTGACGACGCCTGA
- the phoB gene encoding phosphate regulon transcriptional regulator PhoB, with amino-acid sequence MNTTRCVLIVDDETAVREMIVLALEMAGYETLEAADGNQALRMLTTHQPDLMLLDWMMPGASGLEVARKVRNNPDHQGVPIVMLTAKEDEDAKITGLSVADDFITKPFSPRELVARLKAILRRTTPKGIDEPVEFSGLRLDPISQKATIQDAPLALSPLEFRLLQTFMTHPNRAFSRAQLLDRVWGGDVYVEDRTVDVHIRRLRKAIGSHHEALIETVRGTGYRFSPNEK; translated from the coding sequence ATGAACACGACCCGATGCGTACTGATTGTTGACGATGAAACCGCCGTGCGCGAGATGATCGTATTGGCACTGGAAATGGCCGGCTACGAAACGCTGGAAGCCGCCGACGGCAACCAAGCCCTGCGCATGCTGACGACCCACCAACCGGATCTGATGCTACTGGACTGGATGATGCCCGGTGCCAGTGGCCTTGAGGTCGCGCGTAAGGTCCGCAATAACCCCGACCATCAGGGCGTGCCGATTGTCATGCTGACGGCCAAAGAAGACGAGGACGCTAAAATTACCGGGCTATCCGTCGCCGACGACTTCATCACCAAGCCATTTTCGCCACGCGAACTGGTCGCTCGATTAAAAGCAATACTGCGCCGCACGACGCCCAAAGGCATTGACGAACCGGTCGAATTTAGCGGACTACGGCTGGATCCAATTAGCCAAAAAGCCACGATCCAAGACGCTCCGCTGGCCCTAAGTCCTCTCGAATTTAGGCTGCTGCAAACCTTTATGACCCACCCCAACCGTGCCTTCTCCCGGGCGCAATTGCTGGACCGGGTCTGGGGCGGTGACGTCTATGTCGAAGACCGAACCGTCGATGTCCACATTCGCCGATTGCGCAAAGCCATCGGCAGCCACCACGAAGCCTTGATCGAAACCGTGCGCGGCACGGGCTACCGGTTTAGTCCAAACGAAAAATAG
- the ubiA gene encoding 4-hydroxybenzoate octaprenyltransferase, which translates to MTLAPYLDLIRFYRPVGWLVLLWPTLIAVWVANNGNPSVHMVLVFALGVFLTRSAGCAINDYADRHWDGGVERTRQRPLVTGALSPRQALACFGLLMVLAFGLVLTLTPMVWLASIVAVALAALYPFTKRFTNYPQLFLGAAFSWGIVMAFVAAGQPIGANALTWFAANLLWTLAYDTLYAMVDKPDDVKVGIKSTAIAFGDNDQRMVGVLQAAAWVLWALAGWQAGLGFAFILGMGIAANLFVNQHKSIVKADRSTIFAAFVANHRVGLVIFVGVLLDYAFQAQ; encoded by the coding sequence GTGACGCTGGCACCTTACTTGGACCTAATTCGGTTTTACCGTCCGGTCGGTTGGCTGGTGCTGCTTTGGCCAACCTTGATTGCGGTCTGGGTCGCCAACAACGGCAACCCCAGTGTGCACATGGTGCTGGTGTTTGCGCTCGGCGTGTTTTTGACCCGCAGCGCCGGCTGCGCCATCAACGACTACGCCGACCGCCACTGGGACGGTGGTGTCGAGCGCACCCGCCAGCGGCCTCTGGTCACCGGCGCACTGTCGCCACGTCAGGCATTAGCCTGCTTTGGTCTGCTGATGGTGCTGGCCTTTGGTTTGGTATTGACGCTGACACCCATGGTTTGGCTGGCCAGCATCGTGGCCGTGGCACTGGCCGCGCTGTACCCCTTTACCAAGCGCTTTACAAACTACCCACAGCTGTTCTTGGGCGCGGCTTTTAGCTGGGGCATCGTCATGGCCTTTGTCGCCGCCGGCCAACCGATTGGTGCCAACGCCCTGACCTGGTTCGCTGCCAACCTACTATGGACGCTGGCGTATGACACGCTATACGCCATGGTCGATAAACCGGACGACGTAAAGGTCGGCATCAAATCCACCGCAATCGCCTTTGGCGACAACGATCAGCGCATGGTCGGCGTGTTACAAGCGGCAGCTTGGGTGCTGTGGGCACTAGCCGGTTGGCAGGCCGGCTTAGGCTTCGCATTTATCCTCGGCATGGGCATTGCCGCCAATTTGTTCGTCAATCAACACAAAAGCATAGTAAAAGCCGACCGCTCAACGATTTTCGCGGCTTTTGTCGCCAACCACCGCGTCGGTCTGGTGATCTTTGTCGGGGTCCTGTTGGACTATGCCTTTCAAGCGCAGTAA
- a CDS encoding HDOD domain-containing protein translates to MSETHFLSDRPTPSKTLVGVLCSTDQGQPLQLLFSADRLLDLGAVERILGGRISRSAGSPVTLNIGGQAASCASIANAPTLLDQALADQPMWHIETELGWVAMAQREIASHWPRTAVHVLTRPLASLTPELLENTAHITRQIENLTGRRVRKRLDETLEMPPLPHTATEIIRLKLDPDAGTNELAAAVETDASLAAQVVSWANSPYYAAPGQVASVADAVIRVLGYDMVINLALGLSLGKSVTPPKGRRGEPSFWTQSVYCAASMQALAQAIPPNHRPNVGLAYLSGLLFNFGQLVLTHVFPDQARDIERYQQVNPHVPSRYIDRHLLSLEREQLSAELLESWRLPEAVCDALRYQHQPTVNTENSRYSKLLFVATRLLAAHGRVSARPGDISDALLDELGLTRSVLDSTLTQVLGGAANLDSMARDLDA, encoded by the coding sequence ATGTCTGAGACCCATTTTTTAAGCGACAGGCCAACGCCGTCAAAAACCTTGGTCGGGGTACTGTGCAGCACCGATCAGGGCCAGCCGTTGCAACTGCTATTCAGCGCCGACCGGCTGCTGGATTTGGGCGCGGTCGAGCGTATTTTAGGCGGCCGCATCAGCCGCAGCGCGGGCTCACCCGTGACCCTCAACATCGGTGGCCAGGCCGCCAGTTGCGCCAGTATTGCCAACGCGCCGACCCTGCTCGACCAGGCCTTGGCCGATCAACCCATGTGGCACATCGAAACCGAGCTGGGCTGGGTTGCCATGGCCCAACGCGAGATCGCCAGCCATTGGCCGCGCACGGCCGTGCATGTGTTGACACGGCCATTGGCCTCACTGACGCCGGAGCTGCTGGAAAATACCGCCCATATCACCCGCCAGATCGAAAACCTGACCGGCCGGCGCGTGCGCAAGCGCCTGGACGAGACGCTGGAAATGCCGCCGCTGCCGCACACGGCCACCGAAATCATCCGGCTTAAGCTGGATCCGGACGCCGGCACCAACGAGCTCGCCGCGGCCGTCGAAACGGATGCCTCGCTGGCCGCGCAGGTGGTGTCCTGGGCCAATTCGCCGTACTACGCCGCGCCCGGCCAGGTCGCCTCGGTCGCCGACGCCGTGATTCGCGTGCTCGGCTACGACATGGTGATTAACTTGGCGCTGGGGCTGTCGCTGGGCAAAAGCGTGACGCCGCCCAAGGGCCGGCGCGGCGAGCCCTCATTTTGGACCCAAAGCGTTTACTGCGCGGCAAGCATGCAAGCGCTGGCACAGGCCATCCCGCCAAACCACCGCCCGAACGTCGGATTGGCCTACTTAAGCGGACTGCTGTTTAACTTTGGCCAGTTGGTGCTGACCCACGTGTTCCCCGATCAGGCCCGGGACATTGAGCGTTACCAGCAGGTCAATCCGCATGTGCCGTCGCGCTATATCGACCGTCACCTGCTGAGTTTGGAGCGCGAACAGCTGAGCGCCGAGTTGCTTGAAAGCTGGCGACTGCCCGAGGCCGTGTGTGACGCCCTGCGCTATCAGCACCAGCCCACCGTCAACACCGAAAATTCGCGCTACTCAAAATTGCTGTTCGTGGCGACCCGCCTACTGGCTGCTCACGGCCGCGTCTCAGCCCGACCTGGCGACATCAGTGACGCCCTGCTGGACGAGCTAGGACTGACCCGCTCGGTGCTGGACAGCACACTGACTCAGGTCCTCGGTGGGGCGGCTAACCTTGACTCGATGGCCCGGGATTTAGACGCGTGA